A region from the Sandaracinus amylolyticus genome encodes:
- a CDS encoding family 1 encapsulin nanocompartment shell protein, protein MNLLKRELAPITPEAWAQIDAEARRVLNLHLAARKVVDFKGPLGWEKGAVNTGRLSTVDAPLDDVSARVRVVLPLVELRAYFDLPIDELDDASRGADDLDFKPLIEAAARIARAEDHAVFNGYAAAGIRGLIEASEHAPVSLAHARELPFAVVEAKEALRRAGVDGPYALVLGPRLYDENQAAAEDGYPIRSRVEPLVDRIVWAPALEHGALVSMRGGDFELTVGQDLSIGYASHDQSRVRLYLTESLTFRALETSAAVPLRRT, encoded by the coding sequence ATGAACCTGCTGAAGCGAGAGCTGGCGCCGATCACGCCGGAGGCGTGGGCGCAGATCGACGCCGAGGCGCGTCGCGTGCTCAACCTGCACCTCGCCGCGCGCAAGGTCGTCGACTTCAAGGGCCCGCTCGGATGGGAGAAGGGCGCGGTGAACACCGGGCGCCTCTCGACCGTCGACGCGCCGCTCGACGACGTGAGCGCGCGCGTGCGCGTCGTGCTGCCGCTCGTCGAGCTGCGCGCGTACTTCGACCTGCCGATCGACGAGCTCGACGATGCGTCGCGCGGCGCGGACGATCTCGACTTCAAGCCGCTGATCGAAGCGGCCGCGCGCATCGCGCGGGCCGAGGATCACGCGGTGTTCAACGGCTACGCGGCCGCAGGGATCCGCGGCCTGATCGAGGCGAGCGAGCACGCGCCGGTGTCGCTCGCGCACGCCCGCGAGCTGCCCTTCGCGGTGGTCGAGGCGAAGGAGGCGCTCCGGCGCGCCGGCGTCGACGGCCCGTACGCGCTCGTGCTCGGGCCGAGGCTCTACGACGAGAACCAGGCCGCGGCGGAGGATGGCTATCCGATCCGCAGTCGCGTCGAGCCGCTCGTCGATCGCATCGTGTGGGCGCCGGCGCTCGAGCACGGCGCGCTCGTGTCGATGCGCGGCGGCGACTTCGAGCTCACCGTCGGACAGGATCTGTCGATCGGGTACGCGTCGCACGACCAGAGCCGCGTGCGCTTGTACCTCACCGAGTCGCTCACGTTCCGCGCGCTCGAGACGAGCGCGGCGGTGCCGCTGCGTCGCACCTGA
- a CDS encoding isoprenylcysteine carboxyl methyltransferase family protein: MSSRVAFTILVALVATQRLWEVRRSACHEAALRAAGGREHAPEQMPWMRAIHAGWLASMIVEVWALDRVAPTWLAALAFVVFLAGQALRIAAMRALGPRWTVKVITVPGEVAISHGVLAHVRHPNYLGVVLEIAALPLVHGAWLTSIVFSIANAILLRARIRAEEAALRADASYETVHRDRPRFIPGAHA; this comes from the coding sequence ATGAGCTCGCGGGTGGCGTTCACGATCCTCGTCGCGCTGGTCGCGACACAGAGGCTCTGGGAGGTGCGGCGCAGCGCGTGTCACGAGGCCGCGTTGCGCGCCGCGGGAGGGCGCGAGCACGCGCCCGAGCAGATGCCGTGGATGCGCGCCATCCACGCGGGATGGCTCGCCTCGATGATCGTCGAGGTGTGGGCGCTCGATCGCGTCGCCCCGACGTGGCTCGCGGCCCTCGCGTTCGTCGTGTTCCTCGCCGGGCAGGCGCTGCGCATCGCCGCGATGCGCGCGCTCGGTCCGCGCTGGACCGTGAAGGTGATCACCGTGCCCGGCGAGGTCGCGATCTCGCACGGCGTGCTCGCGCACGTGCGGCACCCGAACTACCTCGGCGTCGTGCTCGAGATCGCGGCGCTGCCGCTCGTGCACGGCGCGTGGCTCACGTCGATCGTGTTCTCGATCGCGAACGCGATCCTCCTGCGCGCGCGCATCCGCGCCGAAGAGGCCGCGCTGCGCGCCGACGCCTCGTACGAGACCGTCCATCGCGATCGTCCGCGCTTCATCCCGGGGGCCCATGCCTGA
- a CDS encoding phytoene desaturase family protein, whose amino-acid sequence MAAAAPVDADVVVIGSGAGGLAAAVALAQAGRRVLVLEQHYLPGGWCHSFPLGGFRWSPGVHYIGELAPGKMARRIYEGLGLGGDLAFHELDPEGYDEVRVGPRERFAIPAGREALVDRLSARFPQEREGIARYVETTSKIGAGLATLLDLDGPLDALTLPLRAPTLARWAMRSAKSLIDAHVEDPMLRAILAAQSGDHGLPPSLAPAPLHAAVFGHYADGGYYPEGGAASLPRAFIKALSRAGGSIRVRTAVDRILVEHGRAIGVRLADGHEIRAPLVISNADPHVTFGRLLAPEHVPARLRRKLARTGYSTSAISLFLAVDVDPRRFGLSSANVWWFEDDDVDGIYRRGLEPWGCELGDVPFLFLSATTLKDPSKRYRDPQTRREQHTLEGFTLIGYDAFSTWASTQHDARPESYEARKRELTARMLAAVERVAPGLTQHATFVELGTPLTNEFYVAASFGNMYGTAKTRDQIGPFAWPITTPIGGLLCCGASTLSHGVMGATISGLVAARTALGCTFDDLLPTGGPSIRIGPASIDEVARAAS is encoded by the coding sequence GCAGGCGGGCCGGCGCGTGCTCGTGCTCGAGCAGCACTACCTGCCGGGCGGATGGTGCCACTCGTTCCCGCTCGGCGGGTTCCGCTGGAGCCCCGGCGTGCACTACATCGGTGAGCTCGCGCCGGGGAAGATGGCGCGCCGCATCTACGAAGGGCTCGGGCTCGGCGGTGATCTCGCGTTCCACGAGCTCGATCCCGAGGGATACGACGAGGTCCGCGTCGGGCCGCGCGAGCGCTTCGCGATCCCCGCGGGACGCGAGGCGCTCGTCGATCGTCTGAGCGCGCGCTTCCCGCAGGAGCGCGAGGGCATCGCGCGCTACGTCGAGACCACGTCGAAGATCGGCGCGGGGCTCGCGACGCTGCTCGATCTCGATGGACCGCTCGACGCGCTGACCCTCCCGCTGCGGGCGCCGACGCTCGCGCGCTGGGCGATGCGCTCCGCGAAGTCGCTGATCGATGCGCACGTCGAGGACCCGATGCTGCGCGCGATCCTCGCGGCGCAGTCGGGCGATCACGGGCTGCCGCCTTCGCTCGCACCGGCACCCCTGCACGCGGCGGTGTTCGGTCACTACGCCGATGGTGGGTACTACCCGGAGGGCGGCGCGGCGTCGCTCCCGCGCGCGTTCATCAAGGCGCTCTCGCGCGCCGGCGGATCGATCCGCGTGCGCACCGCGGTCGATCGCATCCTCGTCGAGCACGGCCGCGCGATCGGCGTGCGCCTCGCGGACGGTCACGAGATCCGCGCGCCGCTCGTGATCAGCAATGCCGATCCGCACGTCACGTTCGGGCGGCTGCTCGCGCCGGAGCACGTCCCGGCACGGCTTCGTCGCAAGCTCGCGCGCACGGGGTACTCGACGTCGGCGATCTCGCTGTTCCTCGCGGTCGACGTCGATCCGCGTCGCTTCGGGCTGAGCTCGGCGAACGTGTGGTGGTTCGAGGACGACGACGTCGACGGCATCTATCGACGTGGGCTCGAGCCGTGGGGCTGCGAGCTCGGAGACGTGCCGTTCCTCTTCCTCAGCGCGACCACGCTGAAGGATCCCTCGAAGCGATATCGCGACCCGCAGACGCGGCGCGAGCAGCACACGCTCGAGGGGTTCACGCTGATCGGCTACGACGCGTTCTCGACCTGGGCCTCGACGCAGCACGACGCGCGTCCCGAGAGCTACGAGGCGCGCAAGCGCGAGCTCACCGCGCGCATGCTCGCCGCGGTGGAGCGCGTCGCGCCCGGGCTCACGCAGCACGCGACCTTCGTCGAGCTCGGCACGCCGCTGACCAACGAGTTCTACGTCGCCGCGAGCTTCGGGAACATGTACGGCACCGCGAAGACGCGCGATCAGATCGGCCCGTTCGCGTGGCCGATCACCACGCCGATCGGAGGCCTGCTCTGCTGCGGCGCGAGCACGCTCTCGCACGGCGTGATGGGCGCGACCATCTCGGGGCTCGTCGCCGCGCGCACCGCGCTCGGATGCACGTTCGACGATCTGCTGCCCACCGGTGGGCCCTCGATCCGGATCGGGCCCGCGTCGATCGACGAGGTCGCGCGCGCGGCGTCCTGA
- a CDS encoding type III polyketide synthase — protein sequence MASTAIAFPRHRYTQAELADAAQRVLPEGMLRDGALQRFFARVGVEQRCLALPAERYGSLHGLKERNDAWLEVAMELAEEVVQRALDEAGLQASDVSMLATTTVTGIAVPSIDARLMNRLPFDPSLKRLPLFGLGCLGGAAGLARVAEYLRAYPEEAAMLVSVELCSLTFQLDDISVANLVSTGLFGDGAAAVLLVGAHHPLADRAPRPTVLASRSAFFPDTERVMGWDVVDAGFKVVLSPDVPKVVAAHVRPAMDGFLAEYGLSRRDVERWVMHPGGPKVIDALEQSLELAPDALEPTRRSLAEVGNLSSASVLCLLDEHRRAAPAPGAHGVLMAMGPAFCAEMVLLRW from the coding sequence GTGGCGTCGACGGCCATCGCGTTCCCGCGCCATCGCTACACGCAGGCCGAGCTCGCCGACGCCGCGCAGCGCGTGTTGCCCGAGGGCATGCTGCGCGACGGAGCGCTCCAGCGCTTCTTCGCGCGCGTCGGCGTCGAGCAGCGCTGTCTCGCGCTGCCCGCCGAGCGCTACGGCTCGCTGCACGGCCTCAAGGAGCGCAACGACGCGTGGCTCGAGGTCGCGATGGAGCTCGCCGAGGAGGTCGTGCAGCGCGCGCTCGACGAAGCGGGCCTGCAGGCGAGCGACGTCTCGATGCTCGCAACGACGACCGTGACCGGCATCGCGGTGCCGTCGATCGACGCGCGCCTCATGAACCGGCTGCCGTTCGATCCGAGCCTGAAGCGGCTGCCGCTCTTCGGGCTCGGGTGCCTCGGCGGCGCGGCGGGGCTCGCGCGGGTAGCGGAGTACCTGCGCGCGTACCCCGAAGAAGCGGCGATGCTCGTCTCCGTCGAGCTCTGCTCGCTCACGTTCCAGCTCGACGACATCTCGGTCGCGAACCTCGTCTCGACCGGGCTCTTCGGCGACGGCGCGGCCGCGGTGCTGCTCGTCGGCGCGCACCATCCGCTCGCCGACCGCGCGCCGCGACCGACGGTGCTCGCGAGCCGCTCCGCGTTCTTCCCGGACACCGAGCGCGTGATGGGCTGGGACGTCGTCGACGCGGGCTTCAAGGTCGTGCTCAGCCCCGACGTGCCGAAGGTCGTCGCCGCGCACGTGCGGCCCGCGATGGACGGTTTCCTCGCGGAGTACGGGCTCTCGCGTCGCGACGTCGAGCGCTGGGTGATGCATCCCGGTGGGCCGAAGGTCATCGACGCGCTCGAGCAGAGCCTCGAGCTCGCGCCCGACGCGCTCGAGCCGACGCGACGCAGCCTCGCGGAGGTCGGTAACCTTTCGTCGGCGTCGGTCCTCTGTCTCCTCGACGAGCATCGTCGCGCCGCGCCCGCGCCGGGCGCGCACGGCGTGCTGATGGCGATGGGCCCCGCGTTCTGCGCGGAGATGGTGTTGCTGCGCTGGTGA
- a CDS encoding encapsulin-associated ferritin-like protein yields the protein MSSENYHEPLEELTAPTRDLHRAISSLMEELEAVDWYQQRVDATSDADLAAILAHNRDEEIEHAMMVLEWIRRRFPKFDENARTYLFSQGAITEVEAQSAHGGGEAPREPSATTDASGSLGIGSLRAGAGR from the coding sequence GTGTCCAGCGAGAACTATCACGAGCCGCTCGAAGAGCTCACCGCGCCCACGCGCGATCTACACCGCGCGATCTCCTCGCTGATGGAGGAGCTGGAGGCGGTCGACTGGTACCAACAACGAGTCGACGCGACGAGCGACGCAGACCTCGCCGCGATCCTCGCGCACAACCGCGACGAGGAGATCGAGCACGCGATGATGGTGCTCGAGTGGATCCGTCGCCGCTTCCCGAAGTTCGACGAGAACGCGCGCACGTACCTCTTCTCGCAGGGCGCGATCACCGAGGTCGAGGCGCAGAGCGCGCACGGCGGAGGCGAGGCGCCCCGCGAGCCGAGCGCGACGACGGACGCGTCGGGATCGCTGGGCATCGGAAGCCTTCGGGCGGGAGCGGGACGATGA
- a CDS encoding alpha/beta fold hydrolase, with product MTEIERTPIEGGAFACVAHDGPRDAPAVVVIPPLGMPAAVVDPFVAHLATALRVVTIELPGAGYASGARAGWGTRDLARAVEQVLAAHAIPRAHLFGISLGGMIAQWVAIDHAERVDRLVLASTAAHGIGAALTNLPAKIVLAKAALSPEPGATLARAIVSDHVREDPDAMGRIEAAIAEQPRDAEEIAWLAAAAAAHDTRACLATIHAPTLILTGARDALIPSSVQDDLHAGITGAQRVTIDDAGHDVVLDQPRATADAVLAFLQRA from the coding sequence ATGACCGAGATCGAGCGCACGCCGATCGAGGGCGGCGCGTTCGCGTGCGTCGCGCACGACGGTCCGCGCGATGCGCCCGCGGTCGTCGTCATCCCGCCGCTCGGCATGCCCGCCGCGGTCGTCGATCCCTTCGTCGCGCACCTCGCGACCGCACTGCGCGTCGTCACGATCGAGCTGCCGGGCGCGGGCTACGCGAGCGGTGCGCGCGCCGGCTGGGGGACGCGCGATCTCGCGCGCGCCGTCGAGCAGGTCCTCGCGGCGCACGCGATCCCGCGCGCGCACCTGTTCGGCATCTCGCTCGGCGGGATGATCGCGCAGTGGGTCGCGATCGATCACGCCGAGCGCGTCGATCGCCTCGTCCTCGCGTCGACCGCCGCGCACGGCATCGGCGCCGCCCTCACGAACCTCCCCGCGAAGATCGTCCTCGCGAAGGCCGCGCTCTCGCCCGAGCCCGGCGCCACGCTCGCGCGCGCGATCGTCTCCGACCACGTGCGCGAGGATCCCGACGCGATGGGACGCATCGAGGCCGCGATCGCCGAGCAGCCGCGCGACGCCGAGGAGATCGCGTGGCTCGCCGCGGCCGCGGCCGCGCACGACACGCGCGCATGCCTCGCGACGATCCACGCACCGACGTTGATCCTCACCGGCGCGCGCGACGCGCTCATCCCGTCCTCGGTGCAAGACGACCTGCACGCCGGCATCACCGGCGCCCAGCGCGTCACCATCGACGACGCGGGCCACGACGTCGTCCTCGATCAGCCGCGCGCGACTGCGGACGCGGTGCTCGCGTTCCTGCAGCGCGCGTGA
- a CDS encoding 1-acyl-sn-glycerol-3-phosphate acyltransferase has product MPPHRPLALDHVPEFPHASFAHIAHALHDALAPDPRGFDPYALDRRDPALVREALPALEWFSRRYVRLRASGLEHLHAAPALLVANHNGGVMGPDLFCTMATLWRTLGADAPLYAMAHDFAMRRVLPLGRLLQRIGAMRADPANALRVLRDGGRVLVYPGGDLDAFRHFRARDRIVFGARVGFVRIAQTARVPIVPIVTQGAHRSALIVHEGEWLARALGLTRWSRLQRFPIALALPWIVAPGPWMPYFPLPFTIRLRVLPPIDAPPDADPAAIRDDVVARMQAAMDDLSGARR; this is encoded by the coding sequence GTGCCGCCGCACCGCCCGCTCGCGCTCGATCACGTCCCCGAGTTCCCGCACGCGTCGTTCGCGCACATCGCGCACGCGCTCCACGACGCGCTCGCGCCCGATCCGCGCGGCTTCGATCCCTACGCGCTCGATCGCCGCGATCCCGCGCTCGTCCGCGAGGCGCTCCCCGCGCTCGAGTGGTTCTCGCGGCGCTACGTGCGCCTGCGCGCGTCCGGCCTCGAGCACCTCCACGCCGCGCCCGCGCTGCTCGTCGCCAACCACAACGGCGGCGTGATGGGCCCCGACCTCTTCTGCACGATGGCGACGCTGTGGCGCACCCTCGGCGCCGACGCGCCGCTCTACGCGATGGCGCACGACTTCGCGATGCGCCGCGTGCTCCCGCTCGGGCGTCTGCTCCAGCGCATCGGCGCGATGCGCGCCGACCCCGCGAACGCGCTGCGCGTGCTGCGCGACGGAGGTCGCGTGCTGGTCTACCCGGGCGGCGATCTCGACGCGTTCCGACACTTCCGCGCGCGCGATCGCATCGTGTTCGGCGCGCGCGTCGGGTTCGTGCGCATCGCGCAGACCGCGCGCGTCCCGATCGTCCCCATCGTCACCCAGGGCGCGCACCGCAGCGCGCTGATCGTGCACGAGGGCGAGTGGCTCGCGCGCGCGCTCGGGCTCACGCGATGGAGCCGCCTGCAGCGCTTTCCCATCGCGCTCGCGCTCCCGTGGATCGTCGCGCCCGGCCCGTGGATGCCCTACTTCCCGCTCCCGTTCACGATCCGCCTCCGCGTGCTCCCGCCGATCGACGCGCCACCCGACGCCGATCCCGCCGCGATCCGCGACGACGTCGTCGCGCGCATGCAAGCCGCGATGGACGACCTCTCCGGAGCGCGGCGATGA
- a CDS encoding FAD-dependent oxidoreductase, whose protein sequence is MPERTDRPVVVVGAGPVGLFAALCLLARGVRPLVLEKRREPRPGSRSIGVHPPSLELLDALGLGPAFLARGVRVRRGHAFGASGEIGTVSFASCPGAHPYVLTIAQEDTESILADALETRAPGALQRGVELVSIAPHEHGVELVVRDDHGTRTIDAAAIIGCDGRRSATRVASSIASLGLTYEGAYAMADFPDTTRFGDDAAIFLGAGGLVESFPLPRQWRRWVIRRDAEGQGDVTIEEIADTVARRTGHRLPRNEARAPSAFRAERALATELARGRVALAGDAAHVVSPIGGQGMNLGWRGVATLADALSGALARGDDPTSVLAADAITRARAARAATRRAELNMWLGRPTARAVDRDRVVAALLLQPVASVLARAFTMRGLEAGV, encoded by the coding sequence ATGCCTGAACGAACCGATCGACCCGTCGTCGTCGTGGGCGCAGGCCCGGTCGGGCTCTTCGCCGCGCTCTGTCTGCTCGCGCGCGGCGTGCGTCCGTTGGTGCTCGAGAAGCGACGCGAGCCGCGCCCCGGATCGCGATCGATCGGCGTGCACCCGCCCTCGCTCGAGCTGCTCGACGCGCTCGGGCTCGGGCCCGCGTTCCTCGCGCGCGGCGTTCGGGTGCGGCGCGGCCACGCGTTCGGCGCGTCGGGCGAGATCGGCACGGTCAGCTTCGCGAGCTGTCCGGGCGCGCACCCGTACGTGCTCACGATCGCCCAGGAGGACACCGAGTCGATCCTCGCCGACGCGCTCGAGACGCGCGCGCCGGGCGCGCTCCAGCGCGGCGTGGAGCTCGTGTCGATCGCGCCGCACGAGCACGGCGTCGAGCTCGTCGTCCGCGACGATCACGGCACGCGCACGATCGACGCCGCTGCGATCATCGGGTGCGACGGCCGCCGCAGCGCGACGCGCGTCGCGTCCTCGATCGCCTCGCTCGGGCTCACCTACGAGGGCGCGTACGCGATGGCCGACTTCCCCGACACCACGCGCTTCGGGGACGACGCCGCGATCTTCCTCGGCGCCGGCGGGCTCGTGGAGTCGTTCCCGCTGCCGCGCCAGTGGCGGCGCTGGGTCATCCGTCGCGACGCCGAAGGGCAGGGCGACGTCACGATCGAAGAGATCGCGGACACCGTCGCACGCCGTACCGGACATCGCCTCCCGCGCAACGAAGCGCGCGCTCCGAGCGCGTTCCGCGCCGAGCGTGCGCTCGCGACCGAGCTCGCGCGCGGTCGCGTCGCGCTCGCAGGCGACGCCGCGCACGTCGTCAGTCCGATCGGAGGGCAGGGCATGAACCTCGGATGGCGCGGCGTCGCGACGCTCGCCGACGCGCTCTCGGGCGCGCTCGCACGCGGCGACGATCCCACGAGCGTGCTCGCCGCCGATGCGATCACCCGAGCGCGCGCCGCGCGCGCCGCGACCCGACGCGCCGAGCTCAACATGTGGCTCGGACGCCCGACCGCGCGCGCCGTCGATCGCGATCGCGTCGTCGCGGCGCTCCTGCTGCAGCCCGTCGCATCGGTGCTCGCCCGCGCGTTCACGATGCGCGGCCTCGAAGCCGGGGTCTGA